CAATTatccaaataaaaatatatctaGAGTGGAATTTCTTCTTTACACCGAAAGTGTATGTCTTCACCACTTTTAGGCGATTTTATTTTATCATCCATTACAAATGCCGTTGTAGTTATATGACTTCTTCATAGGAAACGAGTAACAAATAACACGAGATCTATAAAAACTTTTGTAGTAATAATTTATCCTATTCAAATTGGAAGTAGCCAGAGAAACATTTTCTCGCAACGTTTTGTTACACATGCAATACCAACCCACCATGACGCTCTTCCTCAATTTGTAATTTGTAAATCGATAGGTCAATGTTAAAGCAAAGCTAACTTTGTTTTGGTCCGAAAAGCAAAGCAACCTATATACTCAGGGATAAGTGAGAAATCTATCAAGCTTGTCTATTTACAAGTGAATATGTGACTCGAGGAAGAGCAACCGCGTACGACTCGCAGTTCAAGCAAATGTCAACCCCTAATATACTAAAATTTGGCACAGGGATTAGAAGTTTGTAATCCAATCGTGAGGGGTACAAATATCAAAAGCAGTGGTCCTCCAAAAGTTATCATCGTGAGAGCTGAAGTCTGTCATAAAAGAAATTGCACATTTCTTAGCCAACTTACCATAATATCCCAATAAATATCCTCATCTTAGGAGTATCCTAAAGGATTTTACAACCAGAAGCACTCGTCCGACTCATCATTTTTTGCTTCCATTGCCTCCTCTAAAAGAATTATTCTgctaaaaaaaatgtaaacgTAGCTTATTACAAAAGAATTGTGATCTTCCAGGCTCTGCCACAATGAGAGATCGGACTGACACGGCGAGTTgcgggaaaaaaataaaaaatcaacgCATCCAACTTCTAAAGTTTTaacaaaattccaaatttaaaaTCACCTGATTGTTAGTTGCTTTCACTATGTCCGTCCATTTTGGGACATCCAACAAAATTGGAAGTATACTTGCTTTCACAATGTCAAGGCTTTCTTAAGTTGCAAAAGCCACACTGCTATATGCATTACGCAAAGCCGGCCTTCCAACAAAATCTTCTGTACCCAAAAATTGATCCAAGATAACAAGAATGTCTTTTGCGACAACATAGACTCAAGAACGGCTTCAGATGAAACCCTTCCAATGATCAAGAATGAGTCAAGAGAAGGCCCTTGAATCTGTTgataaagaatgaaagaaatatCAGCTGATCATTGCTGAAGTCACGTTAGAAGAATTCGCAGGATGCTTCATGTGACATGAAGGACCAACACCGAAATGGACAAGAGAGGAAAAACAATTTGGAAATACTTGTATCTATTACTTAATAACCAGCTATTTTGGTACTTCAAGTTTTGAAGGTCATTGTGTTGCAACTAATACGACTGAGATATTTctaacataaaattaaaataaaacctTTTGCAAGACGAGTGAGGGATTGCCTAGTGGTCAGGACCTTCCACCTATAAGGTTGGGAGTTCGATTCACCAAGGAAAAATTAGAAACATGCCACTTTTGGGCTCAGGGTTTTGGGAATGGACTTTTaccatatcaaatataaaaagaaagaaaaataaacctTTTGGAAAACGGCAGGAAGTATTTTCCTCTATTTTCTGTCTCAGGACGGTGGAGAGTTAACTAAATCAATAAGGGTCCACAAGCATCGAATTTCTTATTTTGAATAAGTTGGTTCACATATCCGATAAAAGAGGGTTCTCAGAGTTTGTAAGATTTTCATGCTAGTATAACCATATATTAATAGCAAAAATAAACTCATACCAATGACCCATTAACTGCTCGTAAGCAGTCATTTGTCTTGAGCATTAGAAGAATAACCCGGGGCAATCTCCTCAGAAGTTCAGTGATTTGTGGAAAATATTGGGAAGCATACATCTGCAGAACAACGGAAACAGTCGACAAAAGCAAATGAAATTAGAAGTGATTCAAACCTTCATTGACAGCAAGCATActaattaaataagtaagagAATACTTAGTGTTTTTCAAGGTTAAAAAACAGATTCACAGACTTCTCTGTAACAAATCATTTTCTCTACCTTCCTTTTAATTTCAACATAGACCCCAAACAGGAGAAGCACAGGCAGGAAGAAGTTAGATGAGTTGGTTAAGGTATATGCACTATTAAGTTTCACAAAAGCATTACATGATACATTATAATGTTACCCCACAAGATACAGCTAAAGCTATATATTGAATAGCTAGATAATAACGCTAAGGAGGAATAAGCACTCCCTGAATCTAGGACGAGATGCTCAGCAGATTCATAATCTTAGCTTAGCTCCACTGTCATAAATAAGTTACCTGCAGTTCTGAACGGTCACCGTCCGTGCCTTTGACAACAAGATGATCAACTGAAGGATCTATCACTTTATTCCAAGGCCTCATTGTGAGAATCCCAGCAAACAATGCGTAAAGATCGTCTCCAGCACCCAGTTTTACACAGTTTTCCTTTATTCCGTTTGCATCAGAATATACCAAAGCCTGCAGTATATGCCACATTGTAATGTTAATAGAACGGGTAAACCAATAGCTGCATGTACAACTTATCAAGGAAATGCAATTCACCTTCCACAGAGAAGCATAGTTTATTCTGGTGTTGTAATCAAGTTCTTTGTATAAACCATGGTCCAACACTATCAACTGAGGTTTTCTCCTTCCTGTGCAAGATGGATAAATGTTTAGAGAAAGAACTACACAATGTCATCTTCATTGCTCAGGCAGACATTCAATTTTTTGGCAACTGGCAGATGTGTTCATCTCAGGACTGATTAGAAGAGTGGAAAGACATTAAAACACATAACTGGAGAGTGGATTCTGAAGAACCACCTTGCCCATTACTGAGAaaaaaaggagattttggatccTAAATTGAAACTACTCCTAAACAGATGGCATACATGCATGaaaatactcttaatgatgtatGGCTTAAAGAATTTTACTGAACAAAAGGGACAAAAAGGATACACCCACATTCGAGAGATTTAAAAGAAACAACCAAAAAGGGTAAGAGTTCCTATTCAGGACGCTCATGCGTCATTTATACAAGTTGGAATAAGAATTACACTCCAAAGCAAACagaaaacataaggatcaacaCCTCTTTTTACTgctatatttttccttttaaccTACAACTCCCCAAGTAATTATTTCATGCCATTTTGCATAACCTACGTATGCCTAAGTTAAGGTTCGACAGTTCTGAGGGTAATGGTGAGTCAATGGTCCATGTCTTTTCCatagatttttaaatattaactCTTTCATATTAACTAACAGCTAACCTCTGTTTATACCCTAACATGGTGATTGGATAGAAGAAGCTTTTGAACAAAGGTAAAACCAACTTTTGGGGGGTGACCTACCCCTTTTGGCATTAGGACTGCTTAGGTTTTGGATATCCGCTCAACCACCCCCACCAAAAATAAAACCTTTTTCATGTAGCTCCCTACATTTCTAAAGTGATACTTTAATAATTTTTCCTTACCAGGCTTTATAGCCGGGCAGTCCCTTTcccctcttttctttccttcccCTTCTATTCAATTCATATGGCCAACAAAGAGATTCGTTTTTGCTTTTTGGTTAAGTTGGTAGCACATAAAGATCTTCAGTTGATATTTCTCGTCGTTTTAACCAACATCTTTAGTGTCTCGAGGTTCAgtcataatttttcaaaagtttttaacACAAATCCACATACAAAAGTTTTTCAAAACTAAAACTTTTTAATACTAAATCCATCCAGGCACAATTGTTTCAGGAAACCAAATCCAAAACCAATTCTTTCCAAACAAATCTCGCAATCAAATCCAATGGGGATCCCCTTGTAGCTTCAAATTTCAACTCTATCTTGACCTAAAATAATTGCATCTTTTATGAGGTCAAATATATCCAAGGCAGTGGTGGGTGGAGATAGGCCCCCCTCACCCATCCATCCCCACCTTAATTCCATCCTTCAAGATGGCTCACATGTACCAAATTGACATAGTTTTACCTCCCCAATCTATGCGCATGCTTACACAGAAAACAGAAAACTGTTCGCCTTTGAGGTGTTGTGTAACTGACACAAGCCAAAAACTGCAAGCAATCTGCCTCTCTAGCCTTGCCCGTAACTTTAATGCATGATAGACATAAGATATTTCAACATGGGATAAGACTTTCCACTAAAGCAAAAGGAAAGACGACTTTCAGCAATATCAAAATTAAGCTTGAAATTCCTTGGATAGACAGCAGGTATTACCATCCAACTCCAGCaagaaacataaaatattacgaTAGAGATGAAAGGCTTACCAAAAATGCTCCTACGACCAGTAGGCAAAGGGCGGACTAGCAAGTTTGCAGCATGTGGATCACAATGCACAAAACCATGTTTGAACATCATTTCGGCAAACGTCTCACTAACCTACATAGGTGGTATAATGATCCTTTAATCATGACTTCAATTGAAAAGTACAAAACTATATCAGAGAAACTGATATACACCTATTATTCACATCTTTTAAAAGAATGCCATGAGATAAGACACATCTATGCAATAACAACAGAAATTAAATGGAAATTTGGATAACGATTAACCAGCATGGTCCTTGCATCAAATCATGAACCACCCCAGTAAGGCTAAAATCCGAAATAGCATGATATCCTAAATGAGAGACAAAGTGAATCCAGCTACCTATAGAAGCTAAACCCAACCATCCCGCTAACTCATCCATTCGAACTTTGGAAACTGGTAAAGTGGGCTATAACCTTCGGACATGGAGCATTCAGAAAACATGACCAATATGCGTAAATTGCAATATACCAGAAATGAAAGCTATAAACCATCTAGACCAAGGATACCATGAAAGCTTGTAATTGTCACATAATGTCTTTAATGTGAAAGGAAACGACTTACCAACTTTACAAcatcacttggctgaattccaagTCTTTGGATGCCCTTCAAGTCATTTACTTGCATAGCCTCCATATATTCCATGGTTAACAGCTTTGATGTGCTTAAATTCCAATATACCCTTGGGGCATAAACATAGTCTGCAATACGAGGAGATAGCTTCCGAAAGTTATCCATACATTTTACGCTGTTTTGGGCCTCAACCAAAAAATCTAGTTCCTGATAGACACCATATAACTTATCAAGATTTtgtcaaaaccttaaaaaacaactcttcatgaaaataaaaggtatgaaaaaacattttaatattacaagaaaagaaaataacgcCTCGTTAAATTCAGAAATGATGAACAGCAATACCTTAAAAGTGGAAACATATCTTCAAAATTGCATAAAGCAGATTATTGACAATAAGTAGAAGAGGATTAAAAGAGCATGCTAAGATACATTAGTGGCAGAAAAGAAGATGGTTTGCTGAATCTTTACAATTCAGCTAACATGGGGTAGCATCTGCAATCCCAGACCAGATTAATGGTCAACTAATCCATGAACACATGCTAGATTAACTCTTGCACAAACAGGTGATAGAAAGAAAGTAAAGCATCCGCTTGGTCTACGAAGGTTCAAGACCTCATAAGATGAGAATAAGTCTAGTATATAACATTTAAGCATGAAAATGAATGTTCTCCGACTCCGACAACTTTCAGGGAATAACATATACAACTTCGATTAGTTTTATCTGTAATCTCTTAAAGAAACACAGCAAGATTTCAAAAACATCAAAAAGCCATTTCTGCAGCCAAAATTGACTCGCACTCCCAGCTTACAAAGTTGTCATTGTTATCAACTGCTAATATGTTTTACATAGGTTATCATGCATCAGGCAATTTCAAGGATTATGCCTACTTTCAGAATGTTAGAGTCCAAGCATTTCAACTGATAGTTAAAGATGGTGAGCACCATCAGGGATTTTCATATAATAAATACATTTTGTAGGGCATATATTAGAGAAGTGCATCGGATAAGTTTTGCAGAAGCTTAATTGCTAAAAGCTTTATTCAAAAactgttttcttgaatttgtgattTGAGAGTGTTACCTTTTGattatgaaaacaaaaaaaggtaGTGCTTTCAGAGTGTTTCCCCAAGAATCTTTTTGAAAAGACTCTCATGTACAAACAATCACACATCTTCAAAGAAGCTACAAATATCCAAACAGATTTGCAACTTCCACAAActcttttttccaaaaaatgttttcaaaacTTTATCCAGATGTCTTTAATCTACTTTTAAGGGGACCTAtcaaagaaaaatttattttcaatgaGGAAAAATTTAAACAGTATTGAAATCAAAGTACCAGCTAGGAGCGTACTTTCTCCATATGGACAGGAGAAGGGAAACCCCATATACAATctgtatacataaatataaaaatctttCCACAAATATGACTTTGAAAAGGAGAAATCATACGTATATAGGAATTAATGATCGCACCAAAAATGTTCAAGAAATAAATAGACTCCAGTACATGGGGACAAGGGTTCTCAATGCTTTCTCAAGATGCAGGTTTAGAGGACATCGAGATAAAAGGAGCTAAATGACACAAGAACAGTTGGAAGCTTATTAAAGCGTCTGTTCTAGAAACATGCAGTGAGCAGTCGAAAATTGATACTAGGACAACTTGACTGAGTTTCAGCAGCTACCTTAGGTATACTTTCACGAACTTCAGCAACCAACCACCTGCATTATTCAAGGAAGCTTGATAAGAGTAAAACAAATAGGAACTAGGCATTGCATCATGAGTGTTATTGAACTCCTTTTGAACTAAGGGCTTAGTTTTTACTTTGAAGATACTATATTTCTATATGCATATGAAGGCAAAATCAAACAGTACTATACATCAACTGAAGGAGGTAGTTAGATATAATGTTGTCAAAGGCACGCCTAAAGAGCACTTAACCCTGAAGCttggctcaaaacatgttgagtgCTTCAACTCACTTAATGTCCGCTTCGGTGTTGTCATCAAGGCAATGAGCATTTCTTGAAGAGGCGACACTAAACAATTAGTATTTCACTTTAAGGGGTTAATTGTTTTTCCaatctttgtccatatatttgttattcacagttataattattagtcttggatatatatttgtattttttcttcatttgcgtcttttttcattaaagccacgctttatttgcgcttaaagccccaacGAACcctagagcttttttgcgcttttagcttttgataacactggttAAATATTGgtgtatacaatatatatacaagagtCGAATTCAGATGGGTAGTTGAAACTTGAAACACAGGCTCATTGCATATCCTTGATGTGAATTGTGAAGTGAGAAACTAGgtggaaaaagagagaaattatATGCAACCAACAATTTGGTGGACACTAAAAGGAATAAACCAAAAGATTTTATGAACAAGCAATTGAAGGGGGGAGCACGAGACTTAGAAGCTAACAGAAATAGTCATGGAAGACAATGACATGTCACATTAAGAAAAATTAGGCCTAGGCTTTGAGAACAAGAATCTTGGTGGTAGAATGAGGACATGCAAAGATTtactaagggcctgtttggaaagccagtGTAATTACATAGTTTGgtctgtttgtttgaccaagtaattaaacagttaggtgggaattgggtgcaattgagagggtgtaattacactcttcGATTCtcgggggcggggggggggggtgttggagccgagaattggg
This portion of the Lycium ferocissimum isolate CSIRO_LF1 chromosome 1, AGI_CSIRO_Lferr_CH_V1, whole genome shotgun sequence genome encodes:
- the LOC132054153 gene encoding putative ABC1 protein At2g40090 isoform X2, whose amino-acid sequence is MEYMEAMQVNDLKGIQRLGIQPSDVVKLVSETFAEMMFKHGFVHCDPHAANLLVRPLPTGRRSIFGRRKPQLIVLDHGLYKELDYNTRINYASLWKALVYSDANGIKENCVKLGAGDDLYALFAGILTMRPWNKVIDPSVDHLVVKGTDGDRSELQMYASQYFPQITELLRRLPRVILLMLKTNDCLRAVNGSLIQGPSLDSFLIIGRVSSEAVLESMLSQKTFLLSWINFWVQKILLEGRLCVMHIAVWLLQLKKALTL
- the LOC132054153 gene encoding putative ABC1 protein At2g40090 isoform X1, whose translation is MDNFRKLSPRIADYVYAPRVYWNLSTSKLLTMEYMEAMQVNDLKGIQRLGIQPSDVVKLVSETFAEMMFKHGFVHCDPHAANLLVRPLPTGRRSIFGRRKPQLIVLDHGLYKELDYNTRINYASLWKALVYSDANGIKENCVKLGAGDDLYALFAGILTMRPWNKVIDPSVDHLVVKGTDGDRSELQMYASQYFPQITELLRRLPRVILLMLKTNDCLRAVNGSLIQGPSLDSFLIIGRVSSEAVLESMLSQKTFLLSWINFWVQKILLEGRLCVMHIAVWLLQLKKALTL